CATGGCCACCAAGGACGCGGCGGAGCGCGCCAAGGTCCTGCACCAGCTCCAGCAGATCGAGCACGACGCGTCCGGCTACCTGCTGTGGGGCATGGCCGACGGCATCGACCTGGCCGGCGCCGCCGTGCGCAACCTGCCCACCCTGCCCGGCTACGGGCGCGTCCAGCTCGAGCGGGCATGGCTGGCACGCTGACCCCGACGGCACGGCACGAACCGGCGGCGGACTCCCGGACGCCGGGGCGTACCGCCCTGTACGCGGCCGGGGTGCTCGCCCGCCGGCTCCTGCTGCTGGCCGGGCTGCTCGCCGCCGTCTTCGCCGCCGTGGAGCTGCTGCCGGGGGACGCCGCCGACGCCACCTCAGAACGCGGGGAGAGCGCGGCCGACCTCGCCCAGCGGCGCCAACTGCTGGGCCTGGACCGGCCCGTGGCGGAACGGTTCTGGGACTGGATGACCGGCCTGCCCACCGGCGACCTCGGCACCTCGGCGCGCGGTGAGCAGGTCGCCGACCTGCTCGCCCGGCCGTTCCCCAACACCCTGCTGCTCGGCGGGCTCGCGCTGCTGCTCACCCTCGTCGCCTCGATCGCCCTCGGCTGCTGGGCGGCGGCCCGGCCCGGCGGCCCGCTCGACCGGGCCGTGTCGGCGAGCGCCACGGGCATCCTCGCGCTGCCCGAGTTCGTCGTCGCCGTGGCCCTCGTCCTCGTGTTCGCGCTGTGGACCGGCTGGCTGCCCGCGGTCACCCTCACCGACTCGGACGGCTCGCCCGCCTCCTGGCGAATGCTCGTGCTGCCCGTCCTCGCCCTGGCCGTCCCGCAGATCGGCTGGAACACGCGGATCGTGCGGGCCGCCCTCGCCGACGAGGCCAGGGCACCGCACATCGACACCGCCGTCCTCGACGGGCTGCCCCGGCACCGGATCCTCGTCCACCACCTGCTGCCCGGCGCCCTGCCGACCATCGCGGCCGGTGTCGCCACCTCCACGGGCATGCTCCTCGGCGGCGCGGTCGTCGTCGAGACCATCTTCAACTACCCCGGCGTCGGCTCCGTCCTCGCGGGCGCGGTCACCGACCGGGACAGCCCGGTCATCGCCGGGGTCGTCGCCGTGACGGGAGCCGTGATCACCGCAGTGCTGCTGCTCGCCGACCTCGTACGGACCTGGGCTTCGGGAGGGCGGACGTGACCCCGGTCGTCGACGCCATCGAGCCGGCTCCGGCCGCGCGGGTGGGGCGGGCCCGCCTCCGGGTCGCCGTGCGGGTACTGCCCGCCCTGCTGCTCACCGCCCTCGCCCTGGCCGGCCCCTGGCTCGCCCCGCACGCCATCGACGCCCCCGTCGCCGCGCCCTACGCGGAACCCGGCGGCGGCGCCCCGCTCGGCGGGGACCAGCTCGGCCGGGACGTCCTCAGCCGGCTCCTCGCCGGAGGGCGCGAACTCGTCGTCACCTCCCTGCTCGTGGCCGTCCTGGTGACCGCCCTGGCCGCCGTCCTCGGCGCGGTCAGCGCCCTGCGCCCGGCCGTCGGGCGGATCGTGGAGCGCACCTGCGACATGCTGATGCTGCTGCCCGCCGTGCTCGGCATCCTCCTCGTCACCCTGTCCTGGCCGGACGGCGGACGGCTCGCCGTCGTCACCGCCTCCGTCGTCCTCGGCGTGCCCTACGCGGTGCGTCTGGTGGCCGGCGCGGCGGCGCCCGTGGCGGCCTCCGGGTACGTGGAGGCGGCCTCCGTCGGCGGCGAACGCCTGTGGTACCTGGTGGCCCGGGAGGTGCTGCCCAACCTGCGGGCCACCCTCCTCGCCCTGTTCGGGCTGCGTTTCGTCGCCGCCGTCTACCTCGTCGCCACCGCCGGTTTCCTCCAGGTCGGGCCGCAACCCCCGGCCGCGGACTGGGCGTTGATGATCCGGGAGAACTCCGGCGGCATCCTCCTCAACCCCTGGGCCGTCCTCGCCCCCAGCGTCGCCGTGGGCCTGCTCGCCATGAGCGTCAACCTCGCGGCCGCCGCCCTCGTCCCCGCGACCGGCCGGAAGGCGGTGCCCACGCTGTGAACCAGCACTGGACCTCTCAGAGCGACGTGCCGGAGGGAGAGCACACGGTACGGATCCACGGGCTGACCGTC
This genomic stretch from Streptomyces sp. Go-475 harbors:
- a CDS encoding ABC transporter permease subunit; this encodes MGRARLRVAVRVLPALLLTALALAGPWLAPHAIDAPVAAPYAEPGGGAPLGGDQLGRDVLSRLLAGGRELVVTSLLVAVLVTALAAVLGAVSALRPAVGRIVERTCDMLMLLPAVLGILLVTLSWPDGGRLAVVTASVVLGVPYAVRLVAGAAAPVAASGYVEAASVGGERLWYLVAREVLPNLRATLLALFGLRFVAAVYLVATAGFLQVGPQPPAADWALMIRENSGGILLNPWAVLAPSVAVGLLAMSVNLAAAALVPATGRKAVPTL
- a CDS encoding ABC transporter permease, whose translation is MAGTLTPTARHEPAADSRTPGRTALYAAGVLARRLLLLAGLLAAVFAAVELLPGDAADATSERGESAADLAQRRQLLGLDRPVAERFWDWMTGLPTGDLGTSARGEQVADLLARPFPNTLLLGGLALLLTLVASIALGCWAAARPGGPLDRAVSASATGILALPEFVVAVALVLVFALWTGWLPAVTLTDSDGSPASWRMLVLPVLALAVPQIGWNTRIVRAALADEARAPHIDTAVLDGLPRHRILVHHLLPGALPTIAAGVATSTGMLLGGAVVVETIFNYPGVGSVLAGAVTDRDSPVIAGVVAVTGAVITAVLLLADLVRTWASGGRT